A portion of the Lolium rigidum isolate FL_2022 chromosome 1, APGP_CSIRO_Lrig_0.1, whole genome shotgun sequence genome contains these proteins:
- the LOC124684019 gene encoding triacylglycerol lipase 2-like, with the protein MTLHHMMDRNLFIISFMILSFVFNSCTAHSWRNKSYVDDIGQRCEPSDHPFSLCKSEAAAYGYPCEDHTVTTEDGYILSLKRIPYSISDGANSTNNTRQPVLLFHGLMVDSVSWLLGTPKQSLGFILADGGFDVWFANTRGTNSSRNHTSLSPNDPAYWDWTWDELAAYDLPAFLQYVYDYTGGQKVHYIGHSLGTLIILAAFSEQKLLHLVRSAVLLCPIAYLSRTKSKLTRLAAQILLAEAFHFLGYREFNPIGPVTHEILLLICGDPEIDCYDLFSAVAGPDCCLNTSTVCAFWQHAPQSTSIKNLMHMSQMIRSEGVRRFDYGSTKENMKHYNQPRPPLYNLSSIPTHVPMFLTHGGQDFLGDVPDTRHLLRTLVRRHDSDNMEVLYVPDYAHADFVVGFNAPQLVYKPMVDFFQRH; encoded by the exons ATGACTCTACATCATATGATGGACCGGAATTTATTTATCATTAGCTTTATGATTCTTTCGTTTGTCTTCAACTCCTGCACAGCTCACTCATGGAGGAACAAGagttatgtggatgatattggtCAGCGGTGTGAACCTTCAGACCATCCGTTTAGCCTGTGCAAGTCAGAAGCAGCAGCTTATGGCTATCCATGTGAAGATCACACG GTTACAACGGAAGATGGCTATATTCTTAGCTTAAAGAGGATTCCTTATAGTATATCTGATGGTGCTAACTCGACCAATAATACGAGGCAACCAGTACTGCTATTCCACGGGCTTATGGTG GATAGCGTTTCTTGGCTACTGGGCACGCCAAAGCAATCACTTGGATTTATTTTAGCAGATGGAGGGTTTGATGTTTGGTTTGCCAACACCCGTGGAACTAATTCCAGCCGGAATCATACCTCCCTCTCCCCAAATGATCCG GCCTACTGGGATTGGACGTGGGACGAGCTTGCTGCCTATGATCTTCCTGCTTTCCTTCAGTATGTCTATGATTACACAGGAGGTCAGAAAGTCCACTATATTGGTCACTCCCTG GGAACATTGATTATTCTTGCTGCCTTCTCCGAGCAAAAGTTACTACACTTAGTTAGATCAGCTGTGTTGCTCTGCCCGATTGCTTATCTGAGTAGGACGAAATCCAAACTCACCCGGCTTGCTGCTCAAATCCTCCTTGCAGAA GCATTTCACTTTCTAGGTTATCGCGAGTTTAATCCTATTGG GCCAGTTACTCATGAAATTCTACTTCTGATATGCGGTGACCCTGAAATCGACTGCTACGATCTGTTTTCAGCTGTTGCGG GACCGGACTGCTGCCTCAATACATCAACTGTATGCGCCTTCTGGCAGCATGCTCCACAGTCTACGTCTATCAAAAACCTTATGCATATGTCGCAGA TGATCAGGAGCGAAGGTGTCAGAAGGTTCGACTATGGCAGCACCAAGGAAAACATGAAGCATTACAATCAGCCACGCCCCCCGCTGTACAACCTCTCATCCATTCCAACACATGTCCCGATGTTCCTCACCCATGGCGGCCAAGACTTCCTCGGCGATGTCCCTGACACCAGGCACCTCTTGAGGACGCTGGTCAGACGCCATGACAGCGACAACATGGAGGTGTTATACGTGCCTGACTATGCTCATGCCGACTTTGTGGTAGGGTTCAATGCTCCACAGTTGGTGTACAAACCAATGGTCGACTTCTTTCAACGCCACTGA
- the LOC124684018 gene encoding triacylglycerol lipase 2-like, whose amino-acid sequence MILHNLMARSFCLISLLILSLGFNPCTALSWKNDSSVEDGIQGCKPSPHPFTLCKSEAEAFGYPCEDHKVTTEDGYILSLKRIPHGPSNGDNSTDNKNTRQPVLLFHGLMVDGISWLLGTPKQSLGFILVDGGFDVWIANTRGTNSSRNHTSLSPKNPAYWDWSWDEIAAYDLPAVLQFVYDHTGGQKVHYIGHSLGTLIILAAFSEGKLLHLVRSAALLCPIAYLDRTKSKLSRVAAQIFLADTARFLGWHEFNPFGLVAREVLLIVCGNPEVDCHDVFSALAGPDCCLNVTSTCAFLEHAIQSTSVRNLVHLSQMVRHKGIRRYDYGNAKANMKHYNQTRPPLYNLSTIPTHVPMMLMHGGQDFLGDLPDTRHLLKTLVRNHEKDNIEVLYVPDYAHADFVTGFNAPELVYEPMVDFFQRH is encoded by the exons ATGATTCTACATAATTTGATGGCTAGGAGTTTCTGTCTGATTAGCTTGTTGATTCTTTCGCTTGGCTTTAACCCCTGCACAGCTCTCTCATGGAAGAATGATAGTTCAGTGGAAGATGGCATTCAAGGGTGCAAACCTTCTCCCCATCCATTTACTTTGTGCAAGTCAGAGGCAGAAGCTTTTGGCTATCCATGTGAAGATCACAAG GTCACAACAGAAGATGGATATATTCTTAGCTTGAAGAGGATTCCTCACGGTCCTTCTAATGGTGATAACTCAACAGACAACAAGAATACGAGGCAACCAGTGCTGCTATTCCACGGGCTTATGGTG GATGGCATTTCTTGGCTACTTGGTACACCAAAACAATCACTTGGCTTTATTTTGGTAGACGGCGGGTTTGATGTTTGGATAGCGAATACTCGTGGAACTAATTCCAGCCGCAACCATACATCTCTATCCCCCAAAAACCCG GCCTACTGGGATTGGTCGTGGGACGAAATAGCTGCTTATGATCTTCCTGCCGTGCTTCAGTTTGTCTATGACCACACAGGAGGTCAAAAAGTCCATTATATCGGTCACTCCCTG GGAACCTTGATTATTCTTGCTGCATTCTCCGAGGGCAAGTTACTACACCTAGTTCGATCAGCAGCATTGCTCTGCCCAATTGCTTATTTGGACAGGACAAAATCCAAACTCAGCCGAGTTGCTGCACAAATCTTCTTGGCAGAT ACAGCTCGCTTTCTAGGTTGGCACGAGTTCAATCCTTTTGG ACTAGTTGCACGTGAAGTTCTATTGATAGTATGCGGCAACCCTGAAGTCGACTGCCATGATGTATTTTCTGCTCTTGCAg GACCGGACTGTTGCCTCAATGTTACAAGTACATGTGCATTCCTGGAGCATGCTATACAGTCTACATCTGTCAGAAACCTTGTTCACTTGTCGCAGA TGGTCAGGCACAAAGGGATCAGAAGGTACGACTATGGCAACGCCAAGGCAAACATGAAGCATTACAATCAGACACGCCCTCCGCTGTACAACCTCTCAACCATTCCAACCCATGTCCCCATGATGCTCATGCATGGTGGCCAAGACTTCCTCGGCGATCTCCCTGACACCAGGCACCTCCTGAAGACGCTGGTCAGAAACCATGAAAAGGACAACATCGAGGTGCTATACGTGCCTGACTACGCTCATGCTGACTTTGTGACAGGCTTTAATGCTCCAGAGCTCGTATATGAACCGATGGTCGACTTCTTTCAGCGTCACTGA